From a single Alkalihalophilus pseudofirmus genomic region:
- a CDS encoding class I SAM-dependent DNA methyltransferase yields the protein MNYQVFAALYDQLMADAPYDEWLSFTKKTLGVDHLEGIQILDVGCGTGELLLSMLDEGADITGVDLSSEMLVVARDKCMKKGVSPLLIHQDMRKLGDLGQYDLATIFCDSLNYLETPDDVKAALHSVSQNVVDNGWLLFDVHSISKIEDEFIGQTFADAEEEISYIWHSFPGEHQNSVEHELTFFVKQENGLYERYEELHKQRTYSVEEYTTWLLEAGFKVEAVTADFSSEIPSEESMRIFFAARKKKRG from the coding sequence ATGAATTATCAAGTTTTTGCTGCTCTGTATGATCAGTTGATGGCTGATGCACCGTACGATGAGTGGCTTTCTTTTACAAAAAAAACACTAGGTGTTGATCATTTAGAAGGAATTCAGATCCTAGATGTCGGGTGCGGTACAGGAGAACTTCTTCTTTCGATGCTTGATGAGGGTGCTGATATTACTGGGGTAGATTTATCAAGTGAGATGCTCGTTGTTGCACGAGATAAATGTATGAAAAAAGGAGTTTCCCCGCTCCTGATCCATCAGGATATGCGAAAGCTCGGTGATCTAGGTCAATATGATTTGGCAACGATCTTTTGCGATTCGCTAAATTATTTAGAGACGCCTGATGATGTTAAAGCAGCCCTCCATTCTGTGTCACAAAATGTGGTGGATAACGGCTGGCTTTTATTTGATGTCCACTCGATTTCAAAAATTGAGGATGAATTCATTGGTCAAACGTTTGCAGATGCTGAGGAAGAGATTTCATATATCTGGCATTCTTTTCCTGGTGAGCATCAGAATAGTGTAGAGCATGAACTCACTTTTTTTGTTAAGCAAGAAAACGGCTTATATGAAAGATATGAAGAGCTTCATAAACAACGTACCTATTCAGTAGAAGAGTACACGACATGGCTTCTTGAGGCTGGTTTTAAGGTCGAAGCGGTGACTGCCGACTTTTCATCAGAGATCCCTTCAGAAGAAAGCATGAGAATTTTCTTTGCTGCGCGAAAGAAAAAAAGAGGATAA
- the comER gene encoding late competence protein ComER: MRVGIIGLGSMGTILLESFLDSGVIKEKDITVINRTKEKALKAKEAYPAIHIADTIAEAVKRSDYFFVCVKPLQFACVIDEIAPVCTQKQLCISITSPISVELLESKVDCKVARIIPTILNRALAGSTLISYGKRCTTEDQKQVHAFMSHFSEPLEIEENITRVSSDIVSCGPAFFSYLLQQFIDGAVRQTEISKEDATTLATNMIIGMGRLLEQGHYTLPTLQERVCVPGGITGEGIKVLEQEVGHMFDHLFQQTHAKYYHEQKKILEAFTNQATNK; the protein is encoded by the coding sequence ATGAGGGTTGGAATCATTGGGCTTGGCAGTATGGGGACGATTTTACTTGAGTCATTTCTTGATTCCGGAGTAATAAAAGAGAAAGATATAACTGTAATCAATCGTACAAAAGAAAAAGCCTTAAAAGCAAAAGAGGCGTACCCTGCAATTCATATTGCAGATACAATCGCTGAAGCAGTCAAACGCTCTGATTATTTTTTTGTCTGTGTAAAGCCGCTTCAGTTTGCATGTGTGATTGATGAAATAGCTCCGGTCTGTACACAAAAACAATTATGCATCTCTATTACGAGTCCAATCTCTGTAGAATTGCTTGAGAGTAAAGTTGACTGTAAAGTAGCCCGTATTATACCGACCATTCTTAACCGTGCCTTAGCAGGTTCTACATTGATCAGCTACGGCAAGCGCTGCACCACCGAAGACCAAAAACAAGTGCATGCCTTTATGAGTCATTTCTCAGAACCACTTGAAATTGAGGAAAACATTACTCGGGTATCTTCAGATATCGTAAGCTGCGGGCCGGCTTTTTTCAGTTATTTATTACAACAGTTTATTGACGGGGCTGTGAGACAAACAGAGATATCTAAAGAAGACGCCACTACTCTTGCGACAAATATGATCATAGGTATGGGCCGCCTGTTAGAGCAAGGACACTATACCTTACCTACCTTACAAGAACGAGTTTGTGTGCCGGGGGGAATTACCGGAGAAGGGATTAAAGTGCTCGAACAGGAAGTTGGTCATATGTTCGACCATTTATTTCAGCAAACTCATGCAAAATACTATCACGAACAAAAGAAAATACTTGAAGCCTTCACAAACCAAGCGACAAATAAATAA